Proteins encoded within one genomic window of Chitinivibrionia bacterium:
- a CDS encoding PDDEXK nuclease domain-containing protein yields the protein MLETVKNAEYRDWLHDLKTQIKTGQIKAALSVNSQMIMLYWDLGKQISEKQEKAKWGSGFIEQLSKDLREEFPEMTGFSRANIFRMKKFYEFYSSDKSISQPVRQIEVSSKNQFVAQVVRQLQVPENQQDINAEQPVYKLALIPWGHNVSLFEKAKDIKEALFYINKTIENNWSRSVLEYQIETNLYARQGKAVSNFNSTLPEPQSDLANEIMKDPYNFDFLCLSEKVKETDLEKALVQHISQFLPELGIGFAYMGRQFLLRVGESDYKTDLLFYHTRLRCYVIIELKTKKFEPEYIGKLNFYITAVNELIKNNEDKPTIGILLCKNKDNYKVEFSLKSINNPIGVSSFVYTELPADIKAVLPSAQDLQDELLNFEKELKC from the coding sequence ATGCTTGAAACAGTAAAAAACGCTGAGTATCGTGATTGGTTGCACGATTTAAAAACACAAATCAAAACAGGACAGATAAAAGCGGCACTTTCGGTTAACAGTCAAATGATTATGCTTTATTGGGATTTGGGCAAACAAATCTCGGAAAAACAAGAAAAAGCTAAATGGGGTAGCGGCTTTATTGAACAGTTAAGCAAGGATTTGCGAGAAGAATTTCCTGAAATGACGGGGTTTTCTCGGGCTAATATCTTCAGAATGAAGAAATTTTATGAGTTCTATTCTTCAGACAAATCTATCTCTCAACCTGTGAGACAAATTGAAGTCTCCTCTAAAAATCAATTTGTCGCACAAGTTGTGCGACAATTACAAGTCCCTGAAAACCAACAAGATATAAATGCAGAACAACCTGTTTACAAATTAGCGCTAATTCCGTGGGGACACAATGTAAGTCTTTTTGAAAAAGCCAAAGACATCAAAGAAGCGCTTTTCTATATCAACAAAACAATCGAAAATAACTGGAGCCGTTCGGTGCTTGAATACCAGATTGAAACAAATCTTTACGCAAGACAGGGCAAAGCCGTCTCTAATTTTAATTCGACATTGCCCGAACCGCAAAGCGACCTCGCCAACGAAATAATGAAAGACCCCTACAATTTCGATTTTTTGTGCTTGTCGGAAAAAGTGAAAGAAACAGACCTCGAAAAAGCGCTTGTTCAACATATTTCACAATTTTTGCCCGAATTAGGTATCGGATTTGCGTATATGGGACGGCAATTTTTGCTGAGAGTTGGTGAAAGCGACTATAAAACAGACTTACTTTTTTATCACACGCGGCTAAGATGTTATGTTATTATAGAACTGAAGACCAAAAAATTTGAGCCGGAATACATAGGAAAACTGAATTTTTATATTACGGCAGTTAATGAATTGATAAAAAACAACGAGGACAAGCCGACTATCGGAATACTTCTGTGCAAAAACAAAGATAATTACAAAGTAGAATTCTCATTAAAAAGTATAAATAACCCTATTGGTGTAAGTTCTTTCGTATATACCGAACTGCCCGCCGACATAAAAGCGGTTTTACCCTCGGCGCAAGATTTACAGGACGAACTTTTGAATTTTGAAAAGGAACTAAAATGCTGA
- a CDS encoding ATP-binding protein: MNRYIFENLLEWKNRAEKMPLILTGARQVGKTWLMKEFGKRYFKNTAYISFDSNPKLNETLETTIFPSEFLPMLQTETNTPITPETLIIFDEIQESPRALLSLKYFCENAPEYNVIAAGSTLGVMLHKHSSFPVGKVEFLNVYPMSFFEYLDAIDEKQLLEFIIKNSPEKYRPFHEKLIRLLRIYLFVGGMPAVLNEYVKSGDLSKVRKVQNDILNAYDRDFSKHAKESFSAKLRLLWQSVPSQLAKENRKFTYGAVKSGARGRDFETAIQWMRDSSLIEKISRITSVKSPLKAYEDFGVFKIFINDVGLLCAMSELNMNVIADKEAVFTEFKGAIAEQFVFQELRNSLNRNLYYWSNDNGNAEIDFLTQDFNGEIIPIEVKSGINLRAKSLNFFVKEHSPKYSIRTSLADYKLNTPSNIIDMPLYAVAKVKEFIERGDGDFVV, from the coding sequence ATGAATAGATATATTTTTGAAAATTTATTAGAGTGGAAAAACAGAGCCGAAAAAATGCCGCTCATTCTTACGGGAGCAAGACAAGTAGGAAAAACTTGGCTTATGAAAGAGTTTGGAAAAAGGTATTTCAAAAACACAGCTTATATCTCTTTTGACTCAAATCCCAAATTAAACGAAACGCTTGAAACAACTATTTTCCCGTCGGAATTTCTGCCGATGTTGCAAACAGAAACCAATACTCCGATTACCCCCGAAACGCTAATAATTTTTGACGAAATTCAAGAATCTCCGCGCGCGTTGCTTTCTCTGAAATATTTTTGCGAAAACGCTCCCGAATACAATGTAATCGCCGCAGGCTCAACTTTGGGAGTAATGTTGCATAAACACAGTTCTTTTCCTGTTGGTAAAGTAGAATTTTTGAATGTTTATCCGATGTCGTTTTTTGAGTATCTTGACGCAATAGACGAAAAACAATTACTCGAATTTATCATTAAAAATTCGCCCGAAAAATACAGACCGTTTCACGAAAAACTGATTAGGTTATTGCGAATATACTTATTTGTCGGCGGAATGCCTGCAGTTCTGAACGAATACGTAAAAAGCGGCGATTTAAGCAAAGTTCGTAAAGTCCAAAACGACATATTAAACGCCTACGACAGAGATTTTTCAAAACACGCAAAAGAATCTTTTTCGGCAAAACTTCGGCTTCTTTGGCAGTCCGTGCCATCGCAATTAGCAAAAGAAAACAGAAAATTTACTTACGGAGCGGTAAAATCAGGGGCAAGAGGAAGAGATTTTGAAACCGCAATTCAATGGATGCGGGACAGTTCTTTAATAGAAAAAATCAGCAGAATTACGAGTGTAAAATCGCCGTTAAAAGCGTATGAAGATTTTGGAGTTTTCAAAATATTTATTAACGATGTGGGACTTCTTTGCGCAATGTCTGAACTTAATATGAATGTTATTGCGGACAAAGAGGCGGTTTTTACAGAGTTTAAGGGAGCGATTGCGGAACAGTTTGTTTTTCAGGAATTACGCAATTCGTTAAACCGAAACCTGTATTATTGGTCAAACGACAATGGAAACGCAGAAATCGACTTTTTAACGCAGGATTTTAACGGCGAAATAATTCCGATAGAAGTAAAATCCGGTATAAATTTACGAGCAAAAAGTTTGAATTTTTTCGTAAAAGAGCATTCGCCTAAATATTCCATAAGAACATCTCTTGCCGATTACAAATTGAATACGCCGAGCAATATTATTGATATGCCGCTGTATGCGGTTGCCAAAGTGAAGGAATTTATCGAGCGTGGCGATGGGGATTTTGTTGTATGA
- a CDS encoding putative DNA binding domain-containing protein: protein MNLQESQTVEFKEIWRDEYLKTVCAFANTDGGVIYIGINDKGEVVGVENSEKLIEDLPNKIMIFFVVAAKVEAENVNGKQVVKITVPTSKSALSYHGKFYIRSGSTTQELKGGELQKLLLKTNNLTWDEIGVDNADFEDIDEETVSRFVFQAMQHNRLPTGIDSKNIRQLFQNLELLTEAGKLTRAAVLLFGKKPIRFFRCANFKIGRFRGNDSTDIIIHDDISGNLFTMFDEIINHLRSKYLLSPVSYQGMQRVETLEIPDKAIREAILNALIHKDYTSNSSISLRVYDSTVLIWNAGELEKLSVEDLSKNHDSYRRNPLIADMFYRAGYIEAWGRGTLTIIEETTKSGLAEPIFNVRQGGLEVAFARNFAQIFEEKPQDTIQDTIQDTIQDTIQDTIQDTIQITPQVRELLKVLNNEKDRAEIQANLQLNNRSNFFTNYIQPALKLNLIEMTIPEKPKHRSQKYRLTANGLKYKDKLASGQ, encoded by the coding sequence ATGAACTTACAAGAATCGCAAACTGTCGAATTCAAGGAAATTTGGAGAGACGAGTATCTTAAAACCGTGTGTGCGTTTGCCAACACTGACGGCGGGGTGATTTATATCGGCATAAACGACAAAGGCGAGGTTGTAGGGGTTGAAAACAGCGAAAAACTTATAGAAGATTTACCTAATAAAATTATGATATTTTTTGTTGTCGCCGCAAAAGTGGAAGCAGAAAATGTAAACGGAAAGCAAGTTGTGAAAATTACTGTTCCGACTAGTAAATCGGCGTTATCTTATCACGGGAAATTTTATATCCGTAGCGGTAGCACGACCCAAGAATTAAAAGGCGGCGAACTCCAAAAACTCTTACTGAAAACAAATAATCTTACTTGGGATGAAATCGGCGTGGATAATGCAGATTTTGAAGACATTGACGAAGAAACGGTATCGCGTTTTGTGTTTCAGGCAATGCAACATAATCGACTTCCGACCGGTATCGACAGCAAAAATATCAGGCAACTTTTCCAAAACCTTGAATTGCTTACCGAAGCAGGAAAACTTACAAGAGCGGCAGTTTTGTTGTTCGGAAAAAAGCCCATTCGTTTTTTCAGATGCGCAAATTTCAAAATTGGACGGTTTAGAGGAAATGATTCCACCGACATTATTATTCACGACGACATTTCGGGAAATCTTTTTACGATGTTCGACGAAATTATCAACCATTTGAGGTCAAAATATCTTTTGTCTCCTGTAAGTTATCAAGGAATGCAACGCGTTGAGACATTGGAAATTCCCGACAAGGCAATTCGTGAAGCGATACTGAACGCGCTTATTCATAAAGATTACACGAGCAATTCTTCTATATCTTTACGGGTTTATGATTCGACTGTTTTGATTTGGAACGCCGGCGAACTAGAAAAATTAAGCGTGGAGGACTTGAGCAAAAATCACGATTCATATAGGCGCAACCCTTTAATTGCCGATATGTTTTATCGTGCGGGATATATTGAGGCGTGGGGCAGAGGAACTTTAACAATAATCGAAGAAACAACAAAAAGCGGACTTGCAGAGCCGATTTTTAATGTTCGTCAAGGCGGCTTGGAAGTTGCTTTCGCAAGAAATTTCGCGCAAATTTTTGAAGAAAAACCACAAGATACCATACAAGATACCATACAAGATACCATACAAGATACCATACAAGATACCATACAAGATACCATACAAATCACCCCCCAAGTCAGAGAACTGCTGAAAGTGCTTAACAACGAAAAAGACAGAGCCGAAATACAAGCAAATTTGCAACTCAACAACAGAAGTAATTTTTTCACAAACTATATTCAGCCGGCGTTAAAACTGAATTTAATTGAAATGACTATCCCTGAAAAACCTAAACATCGTTCGCAAAAATATCGCTTGACGGCTAACGGTTTGAAATATAAGGATAAACTTGCTTCAGGGCAATAG
- a CDS encoding cyclic 2,3-diphosphoglycerate synthase, whose product MKNQKRKVIIIGAAGRDFHNFNTFFRDNDKYEVVAFTAAQIPDIAGRKYPASLAGTLYPEGIPIFAQDELQELIKKNNIDECVFSYSDINYKDLMNIGALVNAAGADFSMMGHKNTAIKSTKPVIAVLAVRTGCGKSQTSRKIIEVLMKQGLKVIAVRHPMPYGDLEAQKVQRFATVEDLKKNKCTIEEMEEYEPHVSRGNVIYAGVDYEAILRAAENDPSGCDVVLWDGGNNDFSFFQPDLIVAVADPHRPGHEVSYYPGEVSLRMADVVVINKIDSATKENVEIVKANIKKVNPKAVVIDANSALTVDKPELIKDKRVLVVEDGPTLTHGEMKIGAGVVAAQRFGAKELIDPRNVAVGKIKETFEIYPNIGTLLPAMGYGEKQMSDLAETIDKVDCDTVVIATPIDLQRVIKINKPCVKIGYDLDEIGTPNLETVLKDFVAKNVKK is encoded by the coding sequence ATGAAAAACCAAAAAAGAAAGGTGATAATTATCGGAGCGGCGGGAAGAGATTTTCATAATTTCAACACGTTTTTTCGCGATAATGACAAATACGAAGTAGTTGCTTTTACGGCGGCGCAAATTCCTGATATTGCAGGCAGAAAGTATCCTGCTTCTTTGGCGGGAACGTTATATCCTGAGGGAATTCCGATTTTTGCGCAGGACGAATTGCAAGAACTCATTAAAAAAAATAACATTGACGAGTGCGTATTTTCGTATAGCGATATAAATTACAAAGACCTTATGAATATTGGCGCGCTTGTGAATGCGGCGGGCGCGGATTTCTCGATGATGGGACACAAAAACACCGCAATTAAAAGCACTAAGCCTGTTATTGCGGTATTGGCGGTAAGAACGGGTTGCGGCAAAAGTCAAACCTCAAGAAAAATTATCGAAGTTTTAATGAAACAGGGGCTGAAAGTCATAGCTGTGCGCCATCCGATGCCATACGGAGACTTGGAAGCGCAAAAAGTTCAAAGATTTGCAACAGTGGAAGACCTTAAAAAGAACAAATGCACAATCGAAGAAATGGAAGAATACGAGCCGCATGTCAGTCGCGGAAATGTGATTTACGCGGGCGTCGATTACGAGGCAATACTTCGCGCGGCGGAAAACGACCCGAGCGGTTGCGACGTTGTTTTGTGGGACGGCGGAAACAACGACTTTTCGTTTTTCCAACCCGACCTTATTGTTGCCGTTGCCGATCCGCATCGTCCCGGGCACGAAGTTTCGTATTACCCCGGCGAGGTGTCGCTGAGAATGGCGGACGTTGTCGTTATTAACAAAATTGACAGCGCAACAAAAGAAAACGTTGAAATTGTAAAAGCAAACATCAAAAAAGTAAACCCGAAAGCCGTTGTAATCGACGCGAATTCGGCATTGACAGTGGACAAACCCGAACTTATCAAAGATAAGCGCGTATTGGTGGTTGAAGACGGACCGACCCTAACTCACGGCGAAATGAAAATCGGCGCGGGCGTAGTAGCGGCGCAACGTTTTGGCGCAAAAGAGCTTATTGACCCGAGAAATGTAGCAGTCGGAAAAATCAAAGAAACATTTGAAATATATCCGAATATCGGAACGCTTCTGCCTGCTATGGGATACGGCGAAAAACAAATGAGCGACCTTGCCGAAACCATTGATAAGGTTGATTGCGATACAGTTGTTATTGCCACTCCGATAGATTTGCAACGCGTCATAAAAATCAATAAGCCGTGCGTAAAAATAGGCTACGATTTGGACGAAATCGGCACTCCGAATTTGGAAACGGTTTTGAAGGATTTTGTTGCGAAAAATGTGAAAAAATAG
- the rlmB gene encoding 23S rRNA (guanosine(2251)-2'-O)-methyltransferase RlmB yields MSFEKTPQPSETNAIYGIHAVEELVNKNRHSIDKIYFNDKSKTGKLFELLRTVKKDKISYACIPEQKLNKMSNNLPHQGVVAFRTVRPYDDEKKLWEILEKEENPLFILPAGIEDPGNLGAIIRSASAFGVSAILFERKGVVPLNGTVAKTSVGTIENAVLIKPDNLEGAVQKLKLGGIQVIGADGRGEILSKSDFKKPTLIITGSEHDGIPPYLAKLCDKIVAIPMAKAVESLNVSVAMGILLYEAARGRGG; encoded by the coding sequence ATGTCTTTTGAAAAAACGCCTCAACCAAGCGAAACAAACGCAATTTACGGAATTCACGCGGTCGAAGAGCTGGTGAACAAAAATCGCCATTCGATAGATAAAATATATTTCAACGACAAAAGCAAAACGGGAAAACTGTTTGAATTGCTCAGAACCGTAAAAAAAGATAAGATTTCTTACGCCTGCATTCCCGAACAAAAACTGAACAAAATGTCAAATAATTTACCGCACCAAGGAGTTGTCGCATTCCGCACCGTTCGCCCCTACGACGACGAAAAAAAGTTGTGGGAAATTTTGGAAAAAGAAGAAAATCCGCTCTTTATTTTACCCGCGGGAATAGAAGACCCCGGAAATCTGGGCGCGATAATCCGCTCTGCCTCCGCGTTCGGCGTATCGGCAATCCTATTCGAGCGAAAAGGCGTAGTTCCGCTTAACGGCACAGTAGCAAAAACTTCGGTAGGCACCATAGAAAACGCTGTTTTAATAAAGCCTGACAATCTCGAGGGCGCTGTCCAAAAGCTAAAATTAGGCGGAATTCAGGTTATCGGCGCGGACGGGCGAGGCGAAATTCTGTCAAAATCCGACTTCAAAAAGCCCACGCTGATAATAACAGGCAGCGAACACGACGGCATTCCCCCATATTTGGCGAAATTGTGCGATAAAATCGTGGCAATCCCGATGGCGAAAGCGGTGGAATCGTTGAATGTTAGCGTGGCGATGGGGATTTTGTTGTATGAGGCGGCGAGAGGGAGAGGAGGTTAA
- a CDS encoding methyltransferase has protein sequence MGWKIYYKEIKLTCEKMLFGGFGLSRTKHGVVFVEGLLPGESAQCNATRNVSGILIFTASNILEKSPHRRTPFCSKFGTCGGCDWQFMDYETQVECKKEIFESTLKRTGKIYEFPEPKVYFDAEKGYRIRAKFSVNEKTGEIGFQSKRSHDVIKIDKCSLLTENLNEFLKNANANKPKARTIFTIDTKDGVVSSLDRARVGRVSVGEYEFEVNGNSFFQSNRFLTPVLANWCAEQVEGSENLFDLYGGVGLFSVFCSKKVKNITLVETDRDMARLAQKTFEINGVSNAKAIASKAEDYVLSESNHSPDCIIVDPPRIGLKKRMIDEIIKIAPKKIIYIACDPATQARDCNFFVSAGYKITKTAVFDCYPNTFHIESGIVLER, from the coding sequence GTGGGGTGGAAAATTTATTATAAAGAAATAAAATTAACCTGTGAAAAGATGCTTTTCGGCGGTTTCGGGCTTTCGCGAACGAAACACGGAGTTGTTTTTGTCGAAGGGCTTTTGCCGGGAGAAAGCGCTCAATGCAACGCTACCCGAAACGTAAGCGGCATTCTTATATTTACGGCGAGCAATATTTTGGAAAAGTCTCCTCATCGCCGAACGCCGTTTTGCTCAAAATTCGGCACTTGCGGCGGTTGCGATTGGCAATTTATGGACTACGAGACACAAGTAGAATGCAAAAAAGAAATTTTTGAAAGTACACTTAAAAGGACAGGGAAAATTTACGAATTTCCTGAACCGAAAGTGTATTTTGACGCCGAAAAGGGCTATCGAATAAGAGCAAAATTCAGCGTAAATGAGAAAACGGGAGAAATCGGTTTTCAATCCAAAAGATCGCACGATGTTATAAAAATAGACAAATGTTCGCTTTTAACCGAAAATCTCAACGAATTTTTGAAAAACGCAAATGCAAATAAGCCAAAAGCGCGAACAATTTTTACTATCGACACCAAAGACGGAGTTGTGAGTTCGCTCGATAGGGCGCGCGTTGGTCGGGTAAGCGTAGGCGAATACGAATTTGAGGTGAACGGAAACTCGTTTTTCCAATCCAACAGATTTTTGACCCCCGTTCTTGCAAATTGGTGCGCAGAGCAGGTAGAAGGCAGCGAAAATTTGTTTGACCTTTACGGCGGTGTAGGACTTTTTTCCGTATTTTGCAGTAAAAAAGTAAAAAACATTACGCTTGTCGAAACCGACCGGGATATGGCGCGTCTCGCACAAAAAACCTTTGAAATAAACGGCGTTTCAAATGCAAAAGCGATTGCCTCCAAAGCGGAAGATTATGTACTTAGCGAAAGTAATCACAGCCCCGACTGCATTATAGTTGACCCGCCAAGAATAGGTCTTAAAAAACGAATGATAGATGAAATAATAAAAATTGCGCCGAAAAAAATCATTTACATAGCCTGCGACCCTGCAACACAAGCAAGAGACTGCAACTTTTTTGTATCAGCAGGCTATAAAATCACCAAAACAGCTGTTTTTGATTGCTATCCGAATACATTTCATATTGAAAGCGGGATTGTTTTGGAGAGATAA
- the tsaD gene encoding tRNA (adenosine(37)-N6)-threonylcarbamoyltransferase complex transferase subunit TsaD produces MLTLGIETSCDETSIAIIDDNKILVNLIYTQKEHSRFGGVVPEIASREHIKKIGVLFKNALADTNLQISDLDLIAVADSPGLAGALLVGISFALGLHTAHPQIPITGVNHLQGHICSVLFENEIDFPFLAIVLSGGHSSIYKVSNFGEYEIIGQTIDDAAGEAFDKVGKMLGFEYPAGRQIEDTAKSFNGNDLIDFPVAKIRDGNSADFSFSGLKTAVKYAIEKIPSEQIESEKPRICKSFQNAVIAAIVHKLKIARTLTKIDKVALCGGVACNNAIREALKQSLGAHNVFYPSNVLCTDNAAMIAKAGMENYKRKIWHYPSMTPTVETSRK; encoded by the coding sequence ATGCTGACACTCGGAATTGAAACTTCCTGCGACGAGACATCAATCGCCATAATAGACGACAACAAAATACTTGTCAATCTTATTTATACGCAAAAAGAACATTCGCGATTTGGCGGCGTTGTACCCGAAATCGCCTCTCGGGAGCATATTAAAAAAATCGGAGTTTTGTTCAAAAACGCGCTTGCCGACACAAATTTGCAAATTTCGGACTTGGATTTAATCGCTGTCGCCGATAGTCCCGGGCTTGCGGGAGCGCTTTTGGTCGGAATTTCGTTTGCGCTCGGACTTCACACCGCCCACCCGCAAATTCCGATAACGGGCGTCAATCATTTGCAAGGGCATATTTGCTCCGTTTTGTTTGAAAATGAAATCGACTTTCCGTTTTTGGCAATCGTTTTAAGCGGAGGACATTCTTCTATTTACAAAGTATCAAACTTCGGCGAATACGAAATCATAGGACAAACAATCGACGACGCGGCAGGCGAAGCATTCGACAAAGTCGGAAAAATGCTCGGCTTTGAATACCCCGCGGGAAGACAAATCGAAGATACGGCTAAGTCATTCAACGGCAACGACTTAATAGACTTTCCCGTAGCCAAAATCCGCGACGGAAACAGCGCCGATTTTTCGTTCAGCGGACTTAAAACGGCGGTAAAATACGCGATAGAAAAAATCCCCTCCGAACAAATAGAAAGCGAAAAACCGCGAATTTGCAAGTCTTTTCAGAATGCGGTGATTGCCGCAATCGTGCATAAGTTAAAGATTGCCAGAACCTTAACAAAAATCGACAAGGTCGCTCTTTGCGGCGGTGTTGCTTGTAATAATGCAATTCGCGAGGCATTAAAGCAATCTTTGGGTGCGCATAACGTATTTTATCCGTCGAATGTTTTGTGTACCGACAATGCGGCGATGATTGCAAAAGCGGGAATGGAAAATTACAAACGCAAAATTTGGCACTATCCGTCAATGACGCCGACGGTTGAAACAAGCAGAAAGTAG
- a CDS encoding 50S ribosomal protein L11 methyltransferase, which translates to MAQCFSFDVIIEPNELENLLGECITEENFVGYNETEIGENLKITFFYDDLDIASDIRGEVIKKYSTASEVCEQENRDWNEEWRKTMQPVKIADNIWVSPKWLKPPLEDGDSWIKIEPQMAFGTGHHETTRLAAKLICGHSAAKSLLDIGTGSGVLAFVAQIAGYKSIMGLEIDETCYDNLQENLADNKGRADIRFVIGSVDKIGGSAKFDTIVMNMIRSESAPLLRAVCRMLSQENGTLLWSGILLEERDIVIAEAQKVGFELAEEITENDWWGGKFIIKK; encoded by the coding sequence ATGGCACAATGTTTCAGCTTTGATGTAATTATAGAGCCAAATGAACTCGAAAATCTCCTTGGGGAGTGCATAACCGAAGAAAATTTTGTCGGATATAACGAAACAGAGATCGGCGAAAATCTGAAAATCACATTTTTTTATGATGATTTAGATATAGCGAGCGATATTCGCGGCGAGGTTATAAAAAAATATTCTACCGCCTCCGAAGTTTGCGAGCAGGAAAACCGCGATTGGAACGAAGAGTGGCGCAAAACAATGCAACCCGTCAAAATTGCCGATAATATTTGGGTGTCTCCGAAGTGGTTGAAGCCACCCTTGGAAGACGGCGACAGTTGGATAAAAATAGAACCGCAAATGGCATTCGGAACAGGACATCACGAAACTACTCGGCTTGCGGCAAAACTTATTTGCGGACATTCGGCGGCAAAATCGTTGCTTGACATTGGCACAGGGTCAGGCGTTTTGGCATTTGTTGCGCAAATTGCAGGATACAAATCCATTATGGGTTTGGAAATAGATGAAACCTGCTACGATAACCTGCAAGAAAATCTGGCGGACAACAAAGGGCGCGCTGACATTCGATTTGTTATCGGTTCGGTCGATAAAATTGGCGGTTCGGCGAAGTTTGACACAATAGTTATGAATATGATACGCAGCGAATCGGCGCCGCTTTTGAGAGCCGTTTGCAGAATGTTATCGCAAGAAAACGGCACTTTGCTTTGGTCGGGAATTTTGCTTGAAGAAAGAGACATAGTTATAGCAGAAGCACAAAAAGTCGGCTTTGAATTGGCTGAGGAAATAACGGAAAATGATTGGTGGGGTGGAAAATTTATTATAAAGAAATAA